In one Hoplias malabaricus isolate fHopMal1 chromosome X1, fHopMal1.hap1, whole genome shotgun sequence genomic region, the following are encoded:
- the LOC136676131 gene encoding zinc finger and BTB domain-containing protein 47-like: protein MLIVEKTADHPFVEFSVVEDVALHCTFLMDRLNEQRLLQPDLCDVDIVLLRHKATFQAHKGVLAAYSPFFHSLFASSKELQRVELSLEALRPQGLLQILNFIYTSKLLVTSGNAQDILRAATVLQMTNIVSSCRELISRGSLNTRPATVDQPQQQDTSSKAWSNGNSSSGGSVPTGTSFYVEIKQEQDLSSAKIFAGKSEKSPYAVHIGDGQVGQPCKVEAKAEVARDPEDLAAFNREQIIVELNLNNQTLNVSKSMDGSSSPPTGGPSAFETEEKDIGDSEEEEDQSECEEEALGGTSEEEGAEVGHRDLNLPEFLPQRPRRQTRASVDTMATVTMRTSMRVRRDGGGSRRGEEEDGEGLKPDSQIQDRQSFPCMRCPRIFTNGWDMEKHVNVAHSQMQVCDKCGKRFLLDSELLLHQQTDCEKNIQCLMCGKEFKKLWSLHEHNKIVHGYAEKKFTCEICEKKFFTMAHVRKHMIAHTKEMPFTCETCGKSFKRSMSLKVHFLQHSGEKPFRCENCNERFQYKYQLRSHMSIHIGHKQFMCQWCGKDFNMKQYFDEHMKTHTGEKPYICEICGKSFTSRPNMKRHRRTHTGEKPYPCETCGQRFRFSNMLKAHREKCFSVNKTPTSEAPPNAYNPATMPGQAVGNQALSYPVGTETCKDTGLSAALPQFPSHSHLLPLSPLFPSARTDSNEA, encoded by the exons ATG CTGATAGTGGAGAAGACTGCTGACCACCCATTTGTGGAGTTCTCTGTGGTGGAGGATGTGGCCCTCCACTGCACCTTCCTGATGGATCGTCTGAATGAGCAAAGGCTGCTGCAGCCAGACCTTTGTGACGTGGACATCGTGCTGCTGCGCCACAAAGCCACTTTCCAGGCACACAAAGGTGTTCTGGCAGCTTATAGCCCCTTCTTCCACTCACTCTTCGCTTCCAGCAAGGAGCTGCAACGTGTGGAGCTTTCTTTGGAGGCTCTCAGACCCCAAGGCCTGCTGCAGATCCTCAACTTTATCTACACATCCAAGCTGCTTGTGACCAGCGGCAACGCCCAAGACATTCTTCGCGCTGCCACCGTGCTGCAGATGACCAACATCGTCTCGTCCTGCCGTGAGCTCATCTCCCGCGGCTCACTGAACACACGTCCAGCGACAGTTGATCAGCCCCAACAGCAGGACACCAGCAGCAAAGCCTGGAGCAATGGCAATAGCAGCTCGGGAGGCAGTGTTCCAACAG GCACCAGCTTCTACGTGGAGATCAAGCAGGAGCAGGATTTGTCCAGCGCTAAGATCTTTGCTGGGAAAAGTGAGAAGAGCCCATATGCTGTTCACATTGGCGATGGACAGGTGGGACAGCCATGTAAGGTGGAAGCAAAAGCAGAAGTAGCCAGAGATCCAGAAGACCTTGCGGCCTTCAACAGAGAGCAAATCATTGTGGAACTGAACCTGAATAACCAGACCCTCAATGTGTCCAAAAGCATGGATGGCAGCAGCTCGCCCCCCACAGGAGGTCCATCTGCCTTTGAGACAGAGGAGAAGGACATTGGGGActcagaggaagaagaagatCAAAGTGAATGTGAGGAGGAAGCACTTGGAGGTACCAGCGAAGAAGAAGGAGCAGAGGTAGGACATCGTGACCTCAACCTGCCTGAGTTCCTCCCTCAGAGGCCACGCAGACAAACCAGGGCATCTGTGGACACCATGGCTACAGTTACCATGAGAACGAGCATGAGAGTGAGGCGGGACGGAGGTGGGAGTAGGCGTGGTGAGGAGGAGGACGGTGAAGGGCTCAAGCCGGACTCACAGATACAGGATAGGCAGAGCTTCCCATGTATGAGGTGCCCGAGAATCTTCACTAACGGCTGGGACATGGAGAAGCACGTGAATGTTGCACACAGCCAAATGCAGGTGTGTGACAAGTGTGGAAAGCGTTTTCTTCTGGACAGCGAGCTGCTGCTGCATCAGCAGACTGACTGTGAGAAGAACATCCAG TGTCTCATGTGTGGCAAAGAGTTTAAGAAGCTTTGGTCTCTGCATGAGCACAATAAAATAGTCCATGGCTACGCGGAGAAGAAGTTCACTTGTGAGATATGTGAGAAAAAGTTTTTCACCATGGCACATGTTCGGAAACACATGATCG CTCACACGAAGGAGATGCCATTCACCTGTGAGACATGTGGCAAGTCCTTCAAACGAAGTATGTCTCTGAAAGTTCATTTTCTCCAGCATTCTGGAGAGAAGCCCTTCCGGTGTGAG AACTGTAATGAGCGTTTTCAGTACAAGTACCAGCTGCGGTCTCATATGAGTATCCACATTGGACATAAGCAGTTCATGTGTCAATGGTGTGGCAAGGACTTCAACATGAAGCAGTACTTCGATGAGCACATGAAAACCCACACAG GAGAAAAGCCGTACATATGTGAGATCTGTGGGAAGAGCTTTACCAGTCGACCCAACATGAAACGGCACCGGCGCACccacacaggagagaagccATATCCATGTGAAACGTGTGGCCAACGCTTCCGGTTCTCCAACATGCTGAAAGCTCATCGAGAaaagtgtttttcagtgaaCAAAACACCAACCTCAGAGGCTCCTCCCAACGCATATAACCCTGCCACCATGCCTGGGCAAGCTGTAGGAAATCAGGCCCTTTCTTATCCAGTGGGGACCGAAACATGTAAGGACACTGGCCTATCAGCAGCTTTGCCACAGTTCCcctcacactcgcacctacttCCTTTATCACCTCTGTTCCCCTCTGCAAGGACTGACTCTAATGAGGCCTAG